A region from the Brassica napus cultivar Da-Ae chromosome C8, Da-Ae, whole genome shotgun sequence genome encodes:
- the LOC106415452 gene encoding BEL1-like homeodomain protein 4 produces MSQDYHHHQGIFSFSNGFHRPSSSHQEEVEESAVSGAPIPVYETAGMLSEMFSYPGGGSGEILDHSTKQLLEQQNRHNNNSTLHMLLPNHHQGYRYANVQQQHHFTWPSSSDHQSQGDMIGTVHVEGGKGLSLSLSSSLEAVAAAKAEEYRSIYCAAVDGTSSSSNASAHQQFNQFKTLLLDNSTSHHEAVGHFGSSSSSPMVASSSIGGIYTLRNSKYTKPAQELLEEFCSVGRGHFKKNKLSRNNNSNPNTSGGGGSSSSPGVANDNPPLSPADRIEHQRRKVKLLSMLEEVDRRYNHYCEQMQMVVNSFDQVMGYGAAIPYTTLAQKAMSRHFRCLKDAVVVQLKRSCELLGENETAGAASSGLTKGETPRLRLLEQSLRQQRAFHHMGMMEQEAWRPQRGLPERSVNILRAWLFEHFLNPYPSDADKHLLARQTGLSRNQVSNWFINARVRLWKPMVEEMYQQEAKEREEKGVEDYQQTNNSSNNSDTKPNESNFTLVQTITAQTPTTTMMTPTPHENDSSFLPSSVVTAVPHSVSDSFTAATCQQDFSDHFQVNDGVIRFGTKQAGDVSLTLGLRHTGNMPDNKNPSFSVRDFGDF; encoded by the exons ATGTCCCAAGATTATCACCATCACCAAGGAATCTTTTCCTTCTCCAATGGATTCCACCGACCATCATCTTCCCATCAGGAGGAAGTTGAGGAATCCGCTGTCTCCGGCGCTCCAATCCCGGTTTACGAAACCGCCGGAATGTTATCTGAAATGTTTAGTTACCCCGGCGGTGGCTCAGGCGAGATTCTTGATCACTCGACTAAACAATTGCTAGAGCAACAAAACCGCCACAACAACAACTCAACTCTACATATGTTACTACCAAATCATCATCAAGGTTATCGGTATGCCAACGTGCAACAACAACATCACTTCACGTGGCCATCTTCCTCCGACCATCAGAGTCAAGGAGACATGATCGGGACCGTACACgtggaaggtggaaaaggttTATCCTTATCTCTCTCGTCGTCATTAGAAGCAGTTGCTGCAGCTAAAGCAGAAGAATATAGAAGCATTTATTGTGCAGCCGTTGAtggaacttcttcttcttctaacgCTTCGGCTCATCAACAATTCAATCAGTTCAAAACTCTTCTTCTCGATAATTCTACTTCTCATCATGAAGCTGTTGGACATTTCGggtcttcatcatcttctcccATGGTGGCATCTTCCTCTATTGGAGGGATCTATACGTTGAGGAACTCAAAGTACACGAAGCCGGCGCAAGAGTTGTTGGAAGAGTTTTGTAGTGTCGGAAGAGGACACTTCAAGAAGAACAAACTTAGTAGGAACAACAACTCAAACCCTAATACTAGCGGTGGAGGAGGGTCGTCTTCGTCCCCCGGAGTAGCCAATGATAATCCTCCTTTGTCTCCGGCTGATCGGATTGAACATCAAAGAAGAAAGGTCAAGCTACTCTCTATGCTTGAAGAG GTAGACCGACGGTACAACCACTACTGCGAACAAATGCAAATGGTAGTGAACTCATTCGACCAAGTAATGGGTTATGGCGCAGCAATTCCATACACCACATTAGCCCAAAAGGCAATGTCTAGACACTTCCGGTGTTTGAAAGACGCGGTTGTGGTTCAGTTAAAACGCAGCTGCGAGCTTCTAGGTGAGAACGAGACTGCGGGGGCTGCGTCCTCGGGGTTAACCAAAGGCGAAACGCCACGATTGCGTTTGCTAGAGCAGAGTTTGCGTCAACAACGAGCGTTTCATCATATGGGTATGATGGAGCAAGAGGCATGGAGACCGCAACGTGGGTTACCTGAACGCTCTGTTAATATCCTTAGAGCTTGGCTTTTCGAGCATTTTCTTAATCC GTACCCAAGCGATGCTGATAAGCACCTCTTGGCTCGTCAGACTGGTTTATCCAGAAATCAG GTGTCGAATTGGTTTATAAATGCTAGGGTTCGTCTATGGAAACCAATGGTTGAAGAAATGTATCAACAAGAagcaaaagaaagagaagaaaaaggagTAGAAGATTatcaacaaacaaacaacagCAGCAACAACAGTGACACGAAGCCCAATGAAAGCAACTTCACTCTCGTTCAGACAATAACTGCACAAACTCCAACAACGACGATGATGACGCCGACACCTCACGAAAACGACTCTTCATTCCTCCCTTCCTCCGTCGTAACCGCCGTTCCTCACAGCGTTTCAGACTCTTTCACCGCTGCCACGTGTCAGCAAGACTTCAGTGATCACTTCCAGGTTAACGATGGTGTCATAAGATTCGGAACCAAACAGGCTGGTGACGTGTCACTTACGCTTGGTCTACGCCACACTGGCAATATGCCTGATAATAAGAACCCTTCTTTCTCCGTTAGAGATTTTGGAGATTTTTAG
- the BNAC08G34360D gene encoding uncharacterized protein BNAC08G34360D — MEKPRNLFMVSSFLMAFLFAYSASVQLNDSDWYLWLPLYALASAVNLINSRKICNKSRRIRQITRTALSLGLFLLVKVITEDVITERVGILSLDLTHRVVREKIGSGLVIASMVLQLQASCSIPKEKSVDFGMAATVIFGYGLPFWFFTIQNGEIKI, encoded by the exons ATGGAAAAACCAAGAAATCTTTTTATGGTTTCTTCCTTCTTAATGGCGTTTTTATTTGCTTATTCTGCATCTGTCCAGCTTAATGATTCTG ATTGGTATCTTTGGCTTCCTCTGTACGCACTAGCTTCTGCAGTTAATCTGATCAACTCAAgaaaaatatgtaataaatCAAGAAGAATTAGACAGATAACGAGAACAGCTCTTAGCTTGGGTTTGTTCTTGTTGGTTAAAGTCATTACGGAGGATGTCATAACAGAGAGGGTTGGAATCTTGTCTTTGGATCTCACTCATAGAGTTGTGAGAGAGAAGATCGGAAGTGGTTTGGTGATAGCTTCTATGGTTCTGCAACTACAAGCTTCTTGTTCAATACCGAAAGAGAAGTCCGTTGACTTTG GGATGGCTGCAACTGTAATCTTTGGCTATGGACTTCCCTTTTGGTTCTTCACCATACAGAATGGAGAAATCAAGATTTAA